Genomic DNA from Halobacteriovorax sp. DA5:
GATAATTTTTAAAACTATTTGCATCTTCTAAGATTTCAGCAAGAGCTGTTTTATATTCTGAACTATTTTGATCTGTTTCAGGTCTAACTTCACCGTCGATTACACATTGTCCGTTTAGACAACAGTTATAGCCTTGTTGCTGACATGAAGTATTTGTACAACTACCACCAGGTGTTGTTGATGAGCCATTAACATTGATTGTGACAGAAAGATTCGACAGGCTAACTGAAGTACTTGGAACAGGTGAGTGCTTTAGAACACCTGCTACCGACTCATGAAGAGTGAGTGCAATAGTTGTAAAACTTGTTGAACATTCTGGGCAAATTGTAGCAAGGCTGTAAGCGGCCTCGTTTGCGTCAACTAGCACTGAAGATCCAGAGCTTGTGTAGCTTACGATATTATCTCCACCACAAAAAGCAGCATTATCACCAGCATTGGCAACATTAATTCTTAAGCTTGTTTCTTGTGATTTACTTGATTTAATTGGCGTGGCCATTAATCTAACTTGTGACTTCTTATCCACTCCTGTAGAGCTAGCAGTATTAATAGAACCAACTAAACAGAACACTGAATTCTTTTTATCTTGTGAAACAATGTAATTATTAACAATGCCACCAACAAGATAAATACTTCCTGTGTCGCTGGAATTTAGTGTTAGAGCACCATCGACATACTGACCTTTGGCGTACCAAGAAGGATTCGTAGGATTTTCGATAATATAATCTGATGACTCTTGTTCTGAGTCGTTTGAATCTAGATTAGAGCGGCGATTGTTGGCCGCTTCCATACATGAAGTAAGGAGCATCAATGTGCTTATGAATGTGAGTAAACTTACTTTAAATTTCATTGGTTTACATTTTCCTACCCATTTACTTTTCGTGAAATTCGATGCCTTTCTTTATATTAACCTGTTGATATTAAAGAAAAGGTAAGAAATACCTACTTATCGATAACTTATTGAAATAAGGAGTATTTTTAGCACTTTGGTAAGGGAGCGAACTGAATGAGACGACAAATTTTTGTGTGTTTTAGCAGATTCTAAAATCCATAGCCATAATTGGCGTAGAAGTCGTAAGAGCTATAGAAAGGATTATAGCTTCCACTAAACATTCTCTGATTAGAGAGATCAAGCTTTTCCATGTACCAATCATAGTACTGTTGTTGATAGGCGAGTTGTTGCTGTTGAACTCGGCCCGTGTAAATGTATCCAGGAAGTTGGGCCCTTAATTGCTGAGTAGAGATCATTGGCCCAATGAAGGCATACGAATTCTGAGCAGCATACATCGCAACTTGAGGCCAGAAGCTCTTTCTGTGCTGGCGCTTGACCATTCGTTCTGAGACAGGGTCCCAGTCGAAGTACTCATTACTTTTAAGTTCAACACTACTATCGGCAAATGATTTTGTTTTTAAGTTACACGTTCGAACATGAAGAGCTCGACAGGCATAATCAAACTCGTCGCCACGGCTATCCTCATCATTTCCACTTGCACCATTTTCGACAACAGCTCCATTACAGCGCTTGTTTTTCTTTTCATGGCAGTAATCTAGTAGGTAGCGATCAGTCATGCGAAAATCATTAGGCTCTCGCTCACCATAAAAGTAGCGAGAGTAATCCTCTGTAATAATCTTATCATCGATACCATCACTTAGTTTTGTGAGAATCGAAATACCTTCATTACCCGTTTCAAGAGCTGGCATACAAGAGATATTAGCTTCTTTAAAGCCACTACAGTTTAGCTTATAAGTTTTTAAGTTAAGGGCCTTTAGAACTTCTAAGTCCTTCATTGGTCTTGTTGTGAAAACTGCTGCAATCTGCTTCTCAACGTCACCCAGCGCTTCTTCACGCTCTTTTATCTTTTGACTTAAAGCTTCGTCATTTAATTCACTTTCAACACAGCCATATAAAATATCTGTCGTCGAACCACCCGGAGTTCCAGGGCAAAGCTCTGCAAGATTATCTGCTAAAATTTCACCAAAGTTATGATTACTCTTACTTGTTTTGTTTAAGGCAGATACTTTATCATTAGCATCTTTTAAGAATGAATGAATTTTATTCTTAAGATCATCTCTTCTTTTTTCGTCGGCCTTCTTCTCTTCCTCGCTAGGGTAGAGTGAAATGCTATCAAGTGTATTGTAATTACCAATGGCCGCTCTAGAGTCATTGATAGCAGTTTTTATTTTTTCTAAGTCTTTACTCGCGTCACACTCTTTAATTTTCACTCGACAGCTCTTTAGACTTGTCAGTGCTGAAGATAAGTCACTAAATGACTGATCAGAGATACCACTATCTAAGTAGAAGGAAGCATAAGAACCTTTTTCAGTATTAAAGATATTTGGATCTTCGTTATGATCAAAAGTGTCTTCGTATAATTTTAAAATTGTATTTTCGTAGTAATGCTTTAATTGATCGTTGTGCGAAAGTAAATTTAAGCTATTGCCCGAAGTGTTGATTTTTATAGAAGGAGTTCCTTCTTTTGTCGTTGTTAATGCAACATTAACAGTATCGTCCTTTAGGGCCTCTAGGTGAGCTTCTAGGAAATTGTTTGCATCATCTTCTGTTGCACTTCCAGCATAAATTTTTTGTAAGATTACACCATAGTTATTGATTGTATCCTTGGCCATATCTTCATAGCCTTGATCCATCTCAAAGTTTCCTGTGAAATCATTGAAGACCTCGCATTCTTTTTGTACGCTTGCATCTCTGCCACGACACGCAGATTTAACATAAGAGTAGAGATCTTTCCCATTTCCATCTTTAAGATGATTAAAGAGTTTTACGAAAGCATTTTCTTCTTTGTTATTCTCAGCGATACTTGCAGCTTGCTTCTTTGCTAAGGCCGATACAGTCGAGTGAATGACTGCATACTTTGTCACAGCTTGAGTGTGTGTTTCAAGCTCTTTTAGCGCCTGTGCAGTATTAGTATCAAAGAGTTTAGCGACATCAAGTACCTCGGCTTCTTTTTTAAAGCTTAGGTATTCATTACGAATTTTCTTTAATGATCTCAAGGCCACGACTTGTGCCATTTGAGCATCGCGAATTTTTTTGAGTTCGATAAGTGTTGGAGAGTCCGCCTTATCATCTTTTTTCATTTGATCTTGTTTTTCATGGATGGCAGAGATTTCATTTTCAAGATCTGTACACATATCAGAGGCCATCGCATTGAAGGCCAATGTACCGATAAGCACTGTATTGAAAATATTTTTAAAAAGTCTCTTCATCTCTTAACTTAAGTATAAAGTAATTTACACTATCTCCACTAACGCCTCTTCGACATTTCAAGTGGAAAACTTTAGTATGAGAAGTGATTTCGGAGTCTTAGCCGTGTCCACCGGCCATGAAGGCTTGAGTTAGATCCAATTTCTTGTGATCATTTTTTATGGCATCGAAATATTCGCGAGTTACCTTCATCGTTTCTTCGATATCAGGTGTTTGGAACATGACATTTCTAAAGTGAGTTACATTTGGAAAGCCTGCGGCCATCCAAACGATATTCTTTCTAAGTGTGATAAGAACAGTTCTTTCTCGATCAGTGTACTCTTCCATGTATTCACGGAATCTTTCGATAACTTCAAGATAGTCACTTGGTGTGAATGTAATATCATCATCTTCGTTTAAGAAGCTCTCGAGAAAAATAAATGGATTTCTAAGAGGTCCACGTCCAAGCATCAGTGCCTGACAGCGAGTTGCCATTAGGCGCTGCTTTGTCATAGGGGCCGAGTGAAGATCTCCGTTTCCAATAATTGGCAGGGGAGATGTTTCAGCAATACTTTCTAAAAGATCCCAATTTGCTAATCCTTTATAGGCCTGAGTTCTTGTTCTACCGTGGATAGCAACGAATTCAACACCTTCTTCTTTTGCAATATGAATAACTTCCCCAGCATTAATTGAATTCTCATCCCAACCAGTTCTAATCTTAATTGTTAAAGGTACTTCGATTGCATTCTTCATTTGGTTGAAGAATTTTCCAAGCTTAGAAGTATCTTTTAAAAGAGCAGATCCTCCGCCTTTTGTGACAACTTTACGAACAGGACAACCCATATTGATATCGATAAATTTCGGCTGTCTTTCTTCGGCCACTTTTGCGGCTTCGGCCATGGCCGTTCCATCTTCACCAAATAGCTGCAGACCAATATTCTTCTCTTGTGGGTGAATCTCAAGCATTTTCACCGTCTTTTCATTCTTGTAGTTAATCCCGTGACAGCTCACCAATTCACTTACTGTCCCACCACATCCTAGCTCTTCCATCAATAAACGATATGGAGCTGTGCAAATACTACTCATTGGAGCAAGTAGAAGTGGTGAATCAAATGAAATATTACCAAGTTTGACCTTTGGGCGACGTGCCATTAGAGTGTCAATCTTAGCTTGAAGAGATGGTGAAAAAGTGCGATTATTGGCCATGCGTTTATTTAGCAAGTAGCTAGAATTAGGTCAACATATTTCAATAATTTGGAAATAATTACTAATGTTTTTTGAAAATCCAAGAGGATATATTGTTTTTGATTGCGACGGTACTTTAGTTTCATCTAAAGAGGCCGTAATCTGCGCTGTGGCCGAGATGATGACGATTATTTTAAATCGTGATGTCACGATCGAAGAGGCCCGTTCAAAATATGGGCCAGATCTTGTTTACACAGCAAATCAGTTTGGTCTTGATCCTGTGAACTCTGAACTACAAAGAAACAAGCTCATGACGACTTGGAAAGAAGTGACGGCAAAGCAGAGCAATAACTACAAACTCTTTGATGGAATGAAGAGACTAATTTTAGATCTTCTTGATCACGAATTTCAACTCTATGTTTGGACGGCACGTGATCGCAGATCAACGTTAAGAATTTTAGACGACCAAAATGTCCTTCAGCATTTTTTAGAGTTACGATGTCTTGATGATACGACTCCTAAGCCACACCCGCAGGGGTTAAGTGAGATGCTTGAAGATATGCCAAAGAATAAGATTCTTATGATTGGTGATAGCTACACGGATACTCAAGGAGCAAAGGGCTTTGGGGTTGAATCAATTGGCGCTCTATGGGAGAGTGGGATAACTAAAGATGGCTTTGGTGAGCATAGTGCTGACTACTGGGCCACGCACCCAAGTGAATGTTTAGATATAATTTTGAATAAAATAAAATAAGGACGACAAGAATGTTTGATAATTTAAGTGATAAGTTTTCAGAAGCGTTTAAGAATATCTCGGGTAAGGGAAAGATTACTGAAAGCAATATTGAGGATACTCTAAAACTTGTAAAGACTGCACTGCTAGAAGCTGATGTTAACTTTAAGGTTGTAAAGAATTTCATTAACAACGTTAAAGAAGAAGCTCTTGGTGAGAAAGTTATCATAGGTGTTAATCCTGAAGAACAGTTCATTAAAATCGTTCACGATGAACTTGCAAAAACGATGGGAGACACAAATACTGAGCTTAACTTTGTTGAAGGCGGTATTACTCCAATTCTAGTTGTTGGTCTAAATGGTCAAGGTAAGACAACATTCTCTGGTAAGCTTTCACTTTTCCTAACAAAGAAAGAAAAGAAGAACGTTCTTCTTGTTCCTGCCGATACTTTCAGACCTGCCGCTAAAGATCAGCTAATTACTCTTGCTAAGTCAATGAATATGGACTGGTTCGATTCTGATCTTGGAAAGCATCCGAAAGATATTGCAGCAGAGGCAATGGCCTATGCAAAAGAGCACGGTAAAGAAATTGTTATCATTGATACGGCCGGACGTCTTCACGTTGATGAAGAGCTAATGGGACAAATCAAAGAAGTTCGTCAAAGCCTTGAGGGACTTAATCCTGAAGTTCTTATGGTTGCAGATGCAATGACTGGTCAAGAGGCCGTAAACGTTGCAAAGAGCTTCCACGAAGCTGTAGGGCTTACTGGTGTCGTTCTTTCAAAAATGGACTCTGATGCTCGTGGTGGTGCCGCACTTTCAATCAAGCACGTAACCGGAGTTCCAATCAAGTTCATCTCTACAGGTGAGAAAATGAAAGACCTTGAACTCTTTCATCCGGATCGTCTTGCTGGACGAATTCTTGATATGGGAGATGTTCTAACTCTTGTTGAAAAAGCAGAAGCTGCAATAGACAAAGATGATGCTGAAGGCATGATGAAACGTTTAGAGAAAGGAAAGTTCTCTGTAAACGACTTCATGAAACAAATGGATATGATGAAGAACTTAGGTTCAATGGCATCAATCATGAAGATGATCCCTGGAATGGGGGGCATGCTTAAGCAAGTAGGGGATTTAACACCTGCTGAAAATGAAATGAAAAGAATGCGCGTTATCATCAACTCGATGACAAAAAAGGAACGCGACAATTATAAGATCATGAAGGATTCTCACATCAAGCGTATTGCTCGTGGTTCTGGAAATACAGAAGCACAGGTTCGTGACTTTATCGCTAAGTTCAAGCAGATGGAGCAGATGATGGGTGGCCTTTCTCAAATGATGAAAGGTGGAGCGATGCCGGGGATGCCTGGTATGCCAGGAATGGGGGGAGGTGGAATGCCTAATCTTCCTGGATTTGGTGGCAAGAAGAAAAAGCCTCGCAAGAAGGGCGGCCCTTGGGGCGGTGGCTTCTTTTAATTCTTTAGGTCTCACTCCGTCTGCTGCGCCTGACTTCGGTCGGCGTAGCAAACTACGCCTTCCCTCGTCTTACGCTAGCATCCGAAGCAAGCCTTAAAGAATTAAATATCATTTCAAAATTTGTTTTGCGGCTTTGCCGGTGGCTCGGGCTGCGCCCATCGCTTTTGCTAGAGCTTCGCTCGTCGCTGCTAGGACTTCGTCCATCGCTGTGGCTCCCATCGCAAAAAAAAAGCGACACCGAAGTGTCGCTTAGAAGTATTGAATTATTTTAGGATGTATGGAGTAAGAGTAGTTTCTGTTCTATCGTGGCAGATATCGTAGTTGTACTCTCTAAGTAATGAAACTTTTGTGATTTTTACTTCTCTGTATTTCGCTTCAAAGTTAACTTCAAGCTGCGCATCGAAAACATAGTTGAATGCTTCAAATTCGTCACAACCGTAACCATTAGCAATAACATCTCTGTCTAGTGAACCTTGAACTTTGTATAGGTAGTCTGAACCAGTAACTTCGCGCTCAACGATCTTTCCAGTG
This window encodes:
- a CDS encoding HAD family hydrolase, with the translated sequence MFFENPRGYIVFDCDGTLVSSKEAVICAVAEMMTIILNRDVTIEEARSKYGPDLVYTANQFGLDPVNSELQRNKLMTTWKEVTAKQSNNYKLFDGMKRLILDLLDHEFQLYVWTARDRRSTLRILDDQNVLQHFLELRCLDDTTPKPHPQGLSEMLEDMPKNKILMIGDSYTDTQGAKGFGVESIGALWESGITKDGFGEHSADYWATHPSECLDIILNKIK
- the ffh gene encoding signal recognition particle protein codes for the protein MFDNLSDKFSEAFKNISGKGKITESNIEDTLKLVKTALLEADVNFKVVKNFINNVKEEALGEKVIIGVNPEEQFIKIVHDELAKTMGDTNTELNFVEGGITPILVVGLNGQGKTTFSGKLSLFLTKKEKKNVLLVPADTFRPAAKDQLITLAKSMNMDWFDSDLGKHPKDIAAEAMAYAKEHGKEIVIIDTAGRLHVDEELMGQIKEVRQSLEGLNPEVLMVADAMTGQEAVNVAKSFHEAVGLTGVVLSKMDSDARGGAALSIKHVTGVPIKFISTGEKMKDLELFHPDRLAGRILDMGDVLTLVEKAEAAIDKDDAEGMMKRLEKGKFSVNDFMKQMDMMKNLGSMASIMKMIPGMGGMLKQVGDLTPAENEMKRMRVIINSMTKKERDNYKIMKDSHIKRIARGSGNTEAQVRDFIAKFKQMEQMMGGLSQMMKGGAMPGMPGMPGMGGGGMPNLPGFGGKKKKPRKKGGPWGGGFF
- a CDS encoding tRNA-dihydrouridine synthase: MANNRTFSPSLQAKIDTLMARRPKVKLGNISFDSPLLLAPMSSICTAPYRLLMEELGCGGTVSELVSCHGINYKNEKTVKMLEIHPQEKNIGLQLFGEDGTAMAEAAKVAEERQPKFIDINMGCPVRKVVTKGGGSALLKDTSKLGKFFNQMKNAIEVPLTIKIRTGWDENSINAGEVIHIAKEEGVEFVAIHGRTRTQAYKGLANWDLLESIAETSPLPIIGNGDLHSAPMTKQRLMATRCQALMLGRGPLRNPFIFLESFLNEDDDITFTPSDYLEVIERFREYMEEYTDRERTVLITLRKNIVWMAAGFPNVTHFRNVMFQTPDIEETMKVTREYFDAIKNDHKKLDLTQAFMAGGHG